Proteins from a genomic interval of Danio rerio strain Tuebingen ecotype United States chromosome 4, GRCz12tu, whole genome shotgun sequence:
- the LOC141381980 gene encoding uncharacterized protein, with translation MSTIEKYPLQSRGQRTLLGGVLKCTCGFHTQKSTASAAPAQTVQQPAPTVPAQEVMETRQLEAQPQPPSTPSVASKISPQLSMFTKPRFSGSHIAAAKPNLSVARRPSQVDVQPSSAVCSASTPSTATQDLQVSAPVLTSTTAVTSSTEPSSIVSTAHSGSLLQSPSAVPLPRLWAETLPPEDHKWIASRLFKIGSKGKPELRDNLQLWYYPPQPALTYNQAPAPDRFFCHSLFLWMPYKLWRVKVLCPNPACGQHQLTDGGLHKRARQVLDIDRMYNMVTETLKCTKCKASHVSWSQTVLQQLDLGHRSEFRVILTQK, from the exons ATGAGTACA ATTGAGAAATACCCATTGCAATCTCGTGGGCAGAGGACTTTGCTTGGAGGTGTGCTGAAATGCACATGTGGTTTTCAcactcaaaag AGTACTGCTTCTGCTGCTCCAGCACAAACGGTGCAACAACCTGCCCCTACTGTACCTGCTCAGGAGGTGATGGAGACGAGACAACTTGAGGCCCAGCCCCAGCCCCCGTCTACTCCATCAGTGGCATCAAAGATTTCACCGCAATTGTCaatg TTCACCAAACCAAGATTTTCCGGATCCCACATTGCTGCAGCAAAGCCAAATCTTAGTGTGGCTAGAAGACCATCACAGGTTGACGTTCAGCCCAGTTCAGCAGTGTGTAGTGCTTCTACACCAAGCACGGCT ACACAGGACCTTCAAGTTTCTGCCCCCGTCCTCACATCCACTACGGCAGTGACCAGTTCCACAGAGCCGTCCAGCATTGTCTCA ACTGCACATTCTGGGTCATTGTTGCAATCTCCATCAGCTGTTCCACTCCCGCGCCTTTGGGCTGAAACCTTGCCACCAGAGGACCACAAGTGGATTGCCAGCAGGCTTTTTAAAATAGGGTCCAAAGGAAAGCCAGAGCTTCGAGACAACCTCCAGCTCTGGTATTACCCTCCACAGCCTGCACTTACATACAATCAGGCTCCAGCTCCAGACAGATTTTTCTGTCATTCACTTTTTCTGTGGATGCCATACAAGCTGTGGAGGGTCAAAGTACTTTGCCCTAATCCTGCATGTGGACAGCATCAGCTGACAGATGGAGGTCTGCACAAAAGGGCACGGCAGGTTCTGGACATCGACAGGATGTACAACATGGTTACAGAAACCCTCAAATGTACCAAGTGCAAAGCCTCGCATGTGTCCTGGAGTCAGACTGTCTTGCAGCAGCTGGATCTTGGCCATCGCTCAGAGTTTCGGGTCATTCTCACGCAGAAGTGA